The Dehalococcoidia bacterium genome includes the window GCTTGCCCCATGACATCGAAGTGCAGGAAGTCAAAGAAACCCGGAAAGTCAGGGAGTACCATCTGTTGCATACAGAAACAAGCCACTCAAACGAGGGGATTGGACAACTTGAGGCGTATCTAATGGCTCCGGTTTCCTTCTGAATGAGTTAAGCGAATGCGGACTGAGTTAAGGAATCTCTGATCAAGTAGTCAAGAATATCTTCCGGTTGTGTGCGTCCAAAAATTGAGTTGTAGAAGCCTCGCCATCCTTCCACCCCCAACACCTGACACGATGATCGCAAGGAGACGAGCGCATCTCTGCGTCTGGCTGACACAAACCCGATCAGGGCGGTTCGCGAACCACCCCTGCAGGTATACCCCTTGGTCCCCTGCATGATACCCCCCAGCTGTTTCTGCGGAAATCGACCCTAACGAATTACGTGCTATCCCCCTTGAATGCGGTCAGTTAAAGACATACTCTGAATAGTATAGGGAAACGGACCAAGAGCCCAGCATGATAGCATCCATAAATCGTGTCCGGACACTCGCCACATCGAGGGAATGCATGAACACAGAAACATGGCAAATCAATAGACCAATGATCTCACCAAATAGCGAGCCGCTGAAAATCACAGGAGGACCCATGGGAGTTGGTATCGAAAATACCCGGCTTGTCCGCCCAACAACTGAGGGGAAGGCCCAGCGCGAGATGGATCGACTCTGGAATCAGCCACTGTCCGGCATCGCTCATGACCTGCGCGCTCCCCTGACCGTCATCAAAGGATATACCACCATGCTTCTGGATTATGAAGGCAGGCTGGATCATGACGAGGTAAGACAGTACCTGGAATCTATCGAAGAAGCCAGCGACAGGCTCACAGAACTCGTTGACCGACTTCAGGATGAGTCACGGCCCGAATCCGGCATTCTCGGAATGAAGGA containing:
- a CDS encoding histidine kinase dimerization/phospho-acceptor domain-containing protein, coding for MGVGIENTRLVRPTTEGKAQREMDRLWNQPLSGIAHDLRAPLTVIKGYTTMLLDYEGRLDHDEVRQYLESIEEASDRLTELVDRLQDESRPESGILGMKDIPARISELLNSPATESRIREYQPVG